A section of the Rhizomicrobium sp. genome encodes:
- a CDS encoding ubiquinol-cytochrome C chaperone family protein — MLKILRRTSPTARLVQSLHAALVSAARQPAFFREYGVADTIDGRFDMVALHGWLVLGRLRGAGRADLAQALSDAIFVAFDEALRDLGNGDMGMGPRMKKLGNAFNGRLHAYEAAAGDEAALAEAIGRNIYRGDPGHERAAAALARYALAARARLEAGDPIAAPLEFGPVPTTFG, encoded by the coding sequence ATGTTGAAGATCCTGCGCCGCACCTCGCCGACCGCCCGGCTCGTCCAGAGCCTGCACGCCGCCCTGGTCAGCGCCGCTCGCCAGCCGGCTTTTTTCCGCGAATACGGCGTCGCCGACACTATCGACGGCCGCTTCGACATGGTCGCGCTGCATGGCTGGCTGGTGCTCGGCCGCCTGCGCGGCGCCGGGCGGGCCGACCTGGCGCAGGCCCTGTCGGATGCGATCTTCGTCGCCTTCGACGAGGCGCTGCGCGATCTCGGCAACGGCGACATGGGCATGGGTCCGCGCATGAAGAAGCTCGGCAACGCCTTCAACGGAAGGCTGCACGCCTACGAGGCCGCCGCCGGTGACGAAGCCGCCCTGGCCGAGGCGATCGGGCGCAATATCTATCGCGGCGATCCGGGGCACGAGCGCGCCGCCGCGGCGCTGGCGCGGTACGCGCTGGCCGCGCGCGCCCGCCTCGAAGCAGGCGATCCGATCGCCGCGCCCCTTGAATTCGGCCCGGTGCCGACGACATTCGGCTGA
- the thiL gene encoding thiamine-phosphate kinase, with amino-acid sequence MPLSEFDLIARFFAPLATSKAALGLKDDVALLPPRPGYDLVLTTDAILEGVDFFARDPPSAIARKVLRVNLSDLAAKGAAPLGYLLTLALPKSVDAEWLTAFARGLKADQRVFGITLLGGDMSSTPGPLTVSVTALGYVPKGKAILRGGARIGDRVFVTGTIGDSGGGLAALKAKRREPFLIGRYRVPRPRMAFGRALRGLAHAALDVSDGLLADLGHIAEVSKVHIAVEAARVPLSTALRKAWGDGDDAILRAATAGDDYEIAFTAPATKRAAILKAAKAAGTRVTEIGFVMQGRGAAFLGAGGKPLQVKKAGWEHF; translated from the coding sequence ATGCCCCTCTCCGAATTCGACCTGATCGCCAGGTTTTTCGCGCCGCTGGCGACCTCGAAAGCCGCGCTCGGCTTGAAGGACGACGTCGCGCTGCTCCCGCCGCGTCCGGGATACGACCTCGTCCTGACCACCGACGCGATCCTCGAAGGCGTCGATTTCTTCGCGCGCGATCCGCCGTCCGCCATTGCCCGCAAGGTGCTCAGGGTCAACCTCTCCGACCTCGCCGCGAAGGGCGCCGCGCCGCTCGGCTATCTCCTGACCTTGGCGCTTCCCAAATCGGTCGATGCCGAATGGTTGACCGCATTCGCCCGCGGCCTGAAAGCCGATCAGCGGGTTTTCGGCATCACGCTGCTGGGCGGCGACATGTCATCGACGCCGGGTCCGTTGACGGTATCGGTGACGGCCCTCGGCTATGTGCCGAAGGGAAAGGCCATCCTGCGCGGCGGCGCGCGCATCGGCGACCGCGTGTTCGTCACCGGCACGATCGGCGACAGCGGCGGCGGCCTCGCCGCGCTCAAAGCGAAGCGGCGGGAGCCCTTCCTCATCGGACGCTATCGCGTGCCGCGGCCGCGTATGGCATTCGGCCGGGCGTTGCGCGGCCTCGCGCACGCGGCGCTCGATGTGTCGGACGGATTGCTGGCCGATCTCGGCCACATCGCCGAGGTCTCGAAGGTCCATATCGCCGTGGAGGCAGCGCGCGTGCCGCTATCGACCGCACTTCGAAAGGCATGGGGCGACGGTGACGATGCGATCCTGCGCGCCGCGACCGCGGGCGACGACTACGAGATCGCCTTCACTGCGCCTGCCACAAAACGCGCGGCGATCTTGAAGGCCGCCAAAGCCGCCGGGACGCGGGTGACGGAGATCGGCTTCGTCATGCAGGGCAGGGGCGCCGCGTTTCTCGGCGCCGGCGGCAAGCCGCTACAGGTCAAGAAGGCCGGCTGGGAGCACTTCTAG
- the ribB gene encoding 3,4-dihydroxy-2-butanone-4-phosphate synthase gives MNVAIYHDYISKIEDVIEDARNGRMFILMDADDRENEGDLVIPAQMCTPQAVNFMARFGRGLICLALTQERANDLNIPMMTQVNGTPNQTAFTISIEAKEGISTGISAHDRAHTISVAIDPTKGAADITSPGHVFPLVARHGGALVRAGHTEAAVDIARLAGLIPAGVICEIMNDDGTMARLPDLVPFAQLHGLKIGTIADLIAYRRKYDHFVKRTAEGPFESHNGGTWTMYVYVNELEYAEHIALVKGDLSGAEPVLVRMHAVNIFTDMLDWKAYERDVLGESMRIIAREGRGVVVLLRTTRPTFVSDIVSGRVAEDIDRRRVKEYGVGAQILLDLGVKDMILLTDTPEKKIVALEGYDLNIVGTHAIRGKEKSS, from the coding sequence ATGAACGTCGCGATCTATCACGACTACATCTCCAAGATCGAAGACGTCATCGAGGACGCGCGCAACGGGCGCATGTTCATCCTGATGGACGCCGACGACCGCGAGAACGAGGGCGACCTCGTCATCCCGGCGCAGATGTGCACGCCCCAGGCGGTCAATTTCATGGCCAGGTTCGGCCGCGGCCTGATCTGCCTGGCTCTGACGCAGGAGCGCGCCAACGACCTGAACATCCCGATGATGACCCAGGTCAACGGCACGCCGAACCAGACCGCCTTCACGATCTCCATCGAGGCCAAGGAAGGCATCTCGACCGGCATTTCCGCGCATGACCGCGCCCACACGATCTCCGTGGCGATCGATCCGACAAAGGGCGCCGCCGACATCACCTCGCCCGGCCACGTTTTCCCGCTGGTGGCGCGCCATGGCGGCGCGCTCGTCCGGGCGGGGCATACCGAGGCCGCGGTCGACATCGCGCGGCTGGCCGGCCTGATCCCCGCCGGCGTCATCTGCGAGATCATGAACGACGACGGCACCATGGCGCGGCTGCCCGATCTCGTTCCCTTCGCCCAGCTCCACGGCCTCAAGATCGGAACCATCGCCGACCTGATCGCCTACCGCCGCAAATACGACCACTTCGTCAAGCGCACGGCCGAGGGGCCGTTCGAAAGCCACAATGGCGGCACCTGGACGATGTACGTCTATGTCAACGAGCTCGAATATGCCGAGCACATCGCGCTGGTGAAGGGCGATCTGTCGGGCGCCGAGCCTGTGCTGGTGCGCATGCACGCGGTCAACATTTTCACCGACATGCTCGACTGGAAGGCCTATGAGCGCGACGTGCTGGGCGAATCCATGCGCATCATCGCCAGGGAGGGGCGCGGCGTCGTCGTGCTGCTGCGCACGACGCGTCCGACCTTCGTCTCCGACATCGTGTCCGGCCGCGTCGCCGAGGACATCGACCGGCGCCGCGTGAAGGAGTATGGCGTCGGCGCGCAGATCCTGCTGGACCTCGGGGTCAAGGACATGATCCTGCTGACCGACACGCCGGAGAAGAAGATCGTCGCGCTGGAAGGCTACGACCTCAACATCGTCGGCACCCACGCCATCCGCGGCAAGGAAAAGAGTTCATGA
- the ribH gene encoding 6,7-dimethyl-8-ribityllumazine synthase, with protein MSDKPNILIVEARFYAHVSDALLDGATAALEKGGAHFERLAVPGALEIPPAIAIAARAGEHGGKSFDGYIALGCVIRGETYHFEIVANESARGLMELGINHGLCIGNGILTVEDEEQARERAAVETGDKGGDAARACLALVHARNRLGVHR; from the coding sequence ATGAGCGACAAGCCCAACATCCTGATCGTCGAGGCGCGGTTCTACGCCCACGTCTCGGATGCGCTGCTCGACGGAGCGACCGCGGCGTTGGAGAAGGGCGGGGCGCATTTCGAGCGCCTCGCGGTGCCCGGCGCGCTCGAGATCCCGCCGGCGATCGCCATCGCGGCGCGCGCCGGCGAGCATGGCGGCAAGAGCTTCGACGGCTATATCGCGCTCGGCTGCGTCATCCGCGGCGAGACCTATCACTTCGAGATCGTCGCCAACGAATCGGCGCGCGGGCTGATGGAACTGGGCATCAATCACGGTCTGTGCATCGGCAACGGCATCCTGACGGTCGAAGACGAAGAGCAGGCGCGGGAGCGCGCGGCGGTCGAAACCGGCGACAAAGGTGGCGATGCGGCGCGCGCCTGCCTGGCGCTGGTCCATGCGCGCAACCGCCTCGGCGTTCACCGGTGA
- a CDS encoding sodium-translocating pyrophosphatase: MSMNLTLVLAAGVLALLYGVWTIRSVLSLSAGNARMQEIAQAIQEGAGAYLNRQYTTIAMVGVVIFILAFVFLGWQVAVGYLIGAALSGAAGYIGMYVSVRANVRTAEAARHGLAEGLSVAFRSGAVTGMLVVGLGLLAVAGYYAFLTAGLGLDIAVPEQSRIIVDSLVGLGFGASLISIFARLGGGIFTKGADVGGDMVGKVEAGIPEDDPRNPATIADNVGDNVGDCAGMAADLFETFAVTTVATMVLASIYFDGELKSELMLYPLAIAGMSIVTSIIGTFFVRLGASKNIMGALYKGVIATVILSLIGLWPLTNYIVGMSTELSVGDGASAVSFTGMTLFWCGVVGLAVTGALIVITEYYTGTNYRPVRTIAASSVTGHGTNVIQGLAISMEATALPALVICIGIVATYLLAGLFGIAIAVSTMLSLAGMIVALDAFGPVTDNAGGIAEMSGLEGDVRKTTDALDAVGNTTKAVTKGYAIGSAGLGALVLFAAYTQDLKYFAAQGTGFFAGLEQPTFGLDNPWVVVGLFFGGMLPYLFGGIAMTAVGRAAGAVVEEVRKQFREMPGIMAGTQKPNYARAVDLLTKAAIREMVIPSMLPVFSPIVLFVLVDWIAGKTQAFDALGAMLMGVIVTGLFVAISMTSGGGAWDNAKKYIEDGHYGGKGSDAHKAAVTGDTVGDPYKDTAGPAVNPMIKITNIVALLLLAVLAHNF, encoded by the coding sequence ATGTCCATGAATCTGACACTCGTCCTCGCGGCGGGCGTGTTGGCGCTTCTCTACGGTGTCTGGACCATCCGTTCGGTCCTGAGCCTGAGCGCTGGCAATGCGCGCATGCAGGAGATCGCGCAGGCGATCCAGGAAGGCGCCGGCGCCTACCTGAACCGGCAATATACCACGATCGCCATGGTCGGCGTCGTGATCTTCATTCTCGCCTTCGTCTTCCTCGGCTGGCAGGTCGCCGTCGGCTACCTGATCGGCGCGGCGCTCTCCGGCGCGGCCGGCTATATCGGCATGTACGTCTCGGTGCGCGCCAATGTCCGCACCGCCGAAGCCGCGCGCCACGGCCTGGCCGAAGGCCTGTCGGTCGCGTTCCGCTCCGGCGCCGTCACCGGCATGCTCGTCGTCGGCCTCGGCCTTCTGGCGGTCGCCGGCTACTACGCCTTCCTGACGGCCGGCCTCGGCCTCGACATCGCCGTTCCCGAGCAGAGCCGCATCATCGTCGACAGCCTCGTGGGCCTCGGCTTCGGCGCCTCGCTGATCTCGATCTTCGCCCGTCTCGGCGGCGGCATCTTCACCAAGGGTGCCGACGTCGGCGGCGACATGGTCGGCAAGGTCGAAGCCGGTATCCCGGAAGACGACCCCCGCAACCCGGCCACGATCGCCGACAATGTCGGCGACAATGTCGGCGACTGCGCCGGCATGGCCGCGGACCTGTTCGAGACCTTCGCGGTGACCACCGTCGCCACGATGGTGCTGGCCTCTATCTATTTCGACGGCGAGCTCAAGTCCGAGCTGATGCTCTATCCGCTCGCCATCGCGGGCATGAGCATCGTGACCTCGATCATCGGCACCTTCTTCGTCCGCCTCGGCGCCTCGAAGAACATCATGGGTGCCCTGTATAAGGGCGTGATCGCGACCGTCATCCTGTCGCTCATCGGCCTGTGGCCGCTGACGAACTACATCGTCGGGATGAGCACCGAGCTGTCGGTCGGGGACGGCGCCAGCGCGGTGAGCTTCACCGGCATGACGCTGTTCTGGTGCGGCGTGGTGGGCCTGGCCGTCACCGGCGCGCTCATCGTGATCACCGAGTACTACACCGGCACCAATTACCGCCCGGTGCGCACCATCGCGGCCTCTTCGGTCACCGGGCACGGCACAAACGTGATCCAGGGCCTGGCGATCTCGATGGAAGCGACGGCCCTGCCGGCGCTCGTGATCTGCATCGGCATCGTCGCCACCTATCTGCTGGCGGGCCTGTTCGGCATCGCCATCGCGGTGTCGACCATGCTCTCGCTCGCCGGCATGATCGTGGCGCTCGACGCCTTCGGTCCCGTCACCGACAATGCCGGCGGCATCGCCGAGATGTCGGGCCTGGAAGGCGACGTCCGCAAAACGACGGACGCGCTGGACGCGGTTGGCAACACGACCAAGGCCGTGACCAAGGGCTATGCCATCGGTTCGGCCGGCCTCGGCGCGCTGGTGCTGTTCGCCGCCTACACCCAGGACCTGAAGTACTTCGCTGCCCAGGGCACCGGCTTCTTCGCCGGCCTGGAGCAGCCGACCTTCGGTCTCGACAATCCCTGGGTGGTGGTCGGCCTCTTCTTCGGCGGCATGCTGCCTTACCTGTTCGGCGGCATCGCGATGACCGCGGTCGGCCGGGCGGCCGGCGCGGTGGTCGAGGAAGTGCGCAAGCAGTTCCGCGAAATGCCGGGCATCATGGCCGGCACGCAGAAGCCGAACTATGCCCGCGCCGTGGACCTTTTGACCAAGGCGGCCATCCGCGAGATGGTGATCCCGTCGATGCTGCCGGTGTTCTCGCCGATCGTGCTTTTCGTCCTGGTGGACTGGATCGCCGGCAAGACGCAGGCCTTCGACGCCCTGGGCGCCATGCTGATGGGCGTGATCGTGACCGGCCTGTTCGTCGCCATCTCGATGACCTCGGGCGGCGGCGCCTGGGACAACGCCAAGAAGTACATCGAGGACGGCCATTATGGCGGCAAGGGCTCGGACGCCCATAAGGCCGCCGTGACCGGCGACACCGTCGGCGATCCCTACAAGGACACGGCGGGCCCGGCGGTCAATCCGATGATCAAGATCACGAACATCGTGGCGCTCCTGCTCCTCGCGGTGCTGGCCCACAATTTCTGA
- the nusB gene encoding transcription antitermination factor NusB → MTANAYDSRRAARLNAVQAVYQMELTGEDAETVALEFVEHRLGREPEIGGGEADADFFGTIVRGVPHHQVEIDRSIAKVLAADWRLERVDSILRAILRAASFELIARRDVPARVVIDQYVEIAHAFFSGDEPSFVNAALDKLARRKRAAEFGETPPDDELQF, encoded by the coding sequence GTGACCGCGAACGCTTACGATTCCCGGCGCGCCGCCCGCCTCAACGCCGTGCAGGCGGTCTACCAGATGGAGCTGACCGGCGAGGACGCCGAAACCGTCGCGCTGGAATTCGTCGAACATCGCCTGGGCCGCGAGCCCGAGATCGGCGGCGGCGAGGCCGACGCGGATTTCTTCGGAACCATCGTGCGCGGCGTGCCGCATCACCAGGTCGAGATCGACCGTTCCATCGCCAAGGTGCTGGCGGCCGACTGGCGGCTGGAGCGCGTGGATTCGATCCTGCGCGCCATCCTGCGCGCCGCGAGCTTCGAGCTGATCGCCCGCCGCGACGTGCCGGCCCGGGTCGTGATCGACCAATATGTCGAGATCGCGCACGCCTTCTTTTCGGGCGACGAGCCGTCCTTCGTCAACGCCGCGCTCGACAAGCTGGCGCGCCGCAAACGCGCCGCCGAATTCGGCGAAACCCCGCCGGACGACGAGCTGCAGTTCTAG
- a CDS encoding type II toxin-antitoxin system HicB family antitoxin: MSKTVWALVHEEKVRGRNAYGISFPDFPGVVSAGSSLDEAIERGRETLAFHVTGMIEDGERLPNIRSLEELRADREFAEEAKDVKHVCVVKVPTDFLSKQVRVNISIDDGLLGAIDKSAESAGQTRSAFLAEAARAKLKHRVG, from the coding sequence ATGTCGAAGACGGTTTGGGCATTGGTCCACGAAGAAAAAGTGCGAGGCCGTAATGCGTACGGAATTTCCTTTCCGGATTTTCCCGGTGTCGTATCGGCGGGCTCGTCCCTCGACGAGGCGATCGAGCGTGGTCGGGAAACGCTTGCCTTTCACGTTACCGGCATGATCGAGGATGGCGAACGCTTGCCGAATATCCGATCGCTCGAGGAACTGCGCGCGGACCGTGAATTCGCGGAAGAAGCGAAGGACGTGAAACATGTCTGCGTGGTGAAAGTGCCGACGGATTTCCTGTCGAAACAGGTTCGCGTGAACATCTCCATCGACGACGGGCTCTTGGGCGCCATCGACAAATCGGCGGAGAGTGCGGGTCAGACGCGATCGGCATTCCTGGCCGAGGCGGCGCGTGCCAAGTTGAAGCATCGCGTCGGTTGA
- the bamE gene encoding outer membrane protein assembly factor BamE — MRKTVLVLTALALLGGCTPVVNQRGYLPDPDAEKKIAVGKDTKTSIQQALGYPSTEATFTQAGDAWYYITAVEKQIAFFQASVQSRAILAVYFDKDGKVTDLKHYSLRDGHIVAFETRETPAKGREMTFLQQLFNATPGVPLGNNGGTNNPNPGGGNGGPPGSGGGYP, encoded by the coding sequence ATGCGAAAAACGGTTCTGGTCCTGACGGCCCTGGCGCTTCTGGGCGGCTGCACGCCGGTGGTCAACCAGCGCGGCTATTTGCCCGACCCCGACGCCGAAAAGAAGATCGCGGTCGGCAAGGACACCAAGACCTCGATCCAGCAGGCGCTGGGCTATCCCTCGACCGAGGCGACGTTCACCCAGGCCGGCGACGCCTGGTACTACATCACTGCGGTGGAGAAGCAGATCGCCTTCTTCCAGGCCTCGGTCCAGTCGCGCGCCATCCTGGCGGTCTATTTCGACAAGGACGGCAAGGTCACCGACCTCAAGCACTATTCGCTGCGCGACGGCCATATCGTCGCCTTCGAGACCCGCGAGACGCCGGCCAAGGGCCGCGAGATGACGTTCCTGCAGCAGCTCTTCAACGCCACGCCCGGCGTGCCGCTCGGCAACAATGGCGGCACCAACAATCCCAATCCCGGCGGCGGCAATGGCGGCCCGCCCGGCAGCGGCGGCGGTTATCCGTAG